TAATTATAATACGTTAGCGTCAAGAATCATTTATATGTAGCTAGCAGTACTCGAAAGGTGTGAATAAATGTGCTAAGACAGCCAAACGGCGTTTATGCCGCTGCAGGACTTACAGCAACAGAACTTACTCAAATAAAGGAGCTTTTACAGGTTTGTAATAAATATGACCAAATTGAAATTAAGTTAAATCTGGACATGCTTAACTGTAGACCTACTGACCAAATTCAGGATTTTTATTTTGCAAAAGATAACCGAATCATTGGCTATCTTGCCTTGTATATTTTTAATAGTCGGGAGGTAGAAATCAGCGGAATGGTAGATCCGGCTCATAGACGTAATGGCATCTTTTCTTCTTTGCTTCGACTCGCTTACCCAGAAATTGAACGTCGTCAGTTGCCAAAACTTATTTTCATGTCACAAGAAAAATCTGCATCTGGTAAGGCATTCTTAGAAGCACTGGGAAGTGCCTATTCCTTCTCAGAATATTGGATGGAATTAGAAGCCTCTCCCACTGAGCCAATAGTACCCTCTCTTCTTCTTAGAGAAGCAACGAAAGATGACCTTCCCTTACTCGTCCAAATTGATATGGAGTCCTTTGGGTTATCGAAAGAGGATGCAAAAGAATATGCGTCAACAGGAGTTGAAGAACCTGATCGACATCTTATAGTGGCTTTTCATCATAACGAATTTATAGGAAAAATTAGTCATCAACGAAGTGAGGATATAGATTTTATTTACGGCTTTGCAGTCATGCCAGCCTTACAAGGAAAAGGATATGGGAGAGAGATTTTGACAAGAGTGGTAAACAAATTAATCCAAGAACAATCACCTTCAATCGTCCTAGAGGTAGAGACGAAGAACAAAAATGCGCTTAAACTATATAACCGTTGTGGTTTTAAAGAAGTAACTGCCAATGATTATTATATCCTGGCCACTTCGCAACTTGGGGGCTTGTTTCAGCTTTCGCATGAAGAGTTAGGTGACCAGGAAACAAAAATGTAAAAAATTACAAATAATCAGGAACAGCGACCGGGTAGCTTCCTTTGGCTACCGTTACCTCTAGTCCTTGCTTTTCAATTTGATCTCGCAACTCTTTTGGTGTTCCCTCGTCAGTGATTAGTAAATGAAAGCTGTTGAGGGGACCTATTTTAGAAAAGGCATCATGCCCCATATTCTCATGAGACGCTAAAATAAAACGACGTCGAGAAACCTCCAAAACAGCACGGCTAAAACTAGCTACTTCTGGTGTTGGAGTGCTAACACCTTGTAAACTGATGGCTCCAGCTGTCATGAAACAAAGATCAATTGTAAATTGTTTTACCATTTCATTCGCGATGATATCAGAAATTAAACCTGTTTTCTTAACTTGTCCACCGATCAAGTAAACGTCAGTATTTTCAGATTCACGCAATTGTTCTGCAATTTTAATCGAGTTAGTAACCACTGTTATTGGCATATGTTGAGGTAAATATTTTACCATATGAAAATGCAGGTTTGTTCCACTCAAAAATATGGTATCGTGCTCTTGTATGTAGGATACGGCTGTTTTGGAAATGGCAGTGATATGACTAGGACCATCTTTAATGCGTACAGCTGATGGTACAACGGGCTTGCGCACAGCTGATACAGGGATAGCTCCTCCATGTGTTTTTTTCAATAATCCCTGCTCTTCCATAATGGATAAATCTCTCCTGATAGAATCAATAGAAACGTGAAATTGTTCTGCTAGCTCCTTCACCAACACCCGTTGCGCTTCATGAAGGATCTCCAGAATCTTGCCTCTTCTCTCTTCAGCAAACATCTCATCGCCTGCCTTCATCATGTAATACTTCCATTTTATTCCGTTATACGCAAAAAAGTCAATATTTACCTGCAAAAATCTTCTTGTTTATGCTTTTTTCAGCAAAAAAATCAGGATTCCCGAAGAAACCCTGATTTTCTTGTCTGCTATTACAATTGTTGTGATTGGCTTTCCGACATCAAAGATACCGGACGTTGTGGAGTAAATGTTGAGATCGCATGTTTATAAACCAATTGTTGTTTGCCCTCTGTATCAATAACGATTGTGAAGTTGTCAAACGCCTTGATATAGCCTCTCAATTGGAACCCGTTTACCAAATATATGGTAACTGCGATATTTTCTTTACGTAAATGGTTTAAGAACGTATCTTGAATATTGATCGTCTGTTTCATGGACAATACCCCCTAAAAGGACTTGTAAGTTATATATTCGGCGTTGAATGGAACTTTCCTTCCAACGCACTGGTAATTGTTTCAACCACTTGTTCATAAGAATCGGAATCAGTCATATCATACCATTCCAACTGAGGCATACGTCTAAACCAAGTTAACTGGCGCTTAGCAAAATGCCTGGTTCTTTGTTTAATATCAGCTATCGCTTTGTCTAACGTAATCTCACCATATAGATAAGGAATGAGCTCCTTGTAGCCTAACCCCTGCATCGCTACTAGATCGGCGGAATAGCCTTGATCAAGCAAAACGCGAACTTCTTCTACCAATCCAGCCTCAATCATTAAATCGACTCGTTGATTTACTCTTTCATATAGTTTCGCCCGATCCATTGTTAAGCCTATGATTTTCAGGTTGTAAGGGGAATAATCGGCCTGATTTTGAAAATCAGACATACGTTTTCCAGTCAACTCGTATATTTCTATAGCACGTATAACACGGCGGACATCATTAGGATGCAACCGATCTGCTGTAATAGGATCATGCTCGCGTAAGCGCCTGTGAAGAGCTTCTACTCCTTCCACATCGGCAAATCTCTGCAAACGCTCTCGCATTTCCTCATCCTGATCCGCCTCAGAGAATTGATAAGCATGAGTAACTGACTGTATGTAAAGTCCCGTTCCACCCACGATAATAGGTAGATGATTACGCTGATTGATTTGGGTGATTAGCTGTTGTGCCTGCTGTTGAAAGATAGCCACAGAGTATTCCTCATCTGGATTCATGATATCAATTAGATGATGGGGAACAGTGGCTCTCTCTTCCTCGGAAGCTTTAGCTGTACCTATATCCATACCACGATATACTTGCATAGAATCACCAGAGATGATCTCTCCGTTAAATTGCTGTGCTAATCGGAGGCTTAAAGCAGTCTTACCTACTGCTGTAGGGCCTGCAATTACCACTAAGTTCTCTTTTTGTTTCATCTCTCACTCCCCTCCAATACTTCGATATAACTATAAATCACTTGATGATCACGTTTTCGATAAGGTGTAAAACCCAATTGCTCGTGCAAGGTACCTGTTGTCCCCTCTTTTAAAACGACTCGTCGTTTAGCTACCCGACGAGCTTGAGCAATCGTTTCCTCAGTCAGCACCTTATCATTAGCCAATTGACGCAAGGTAGAAATACCATGTGACTCAAAGACAGCTTGTTGGAACATAGGATCAAAATAAACTACGTCAAACGAGTTATCAGGCAACGCTTGTAGTTTTTTAAGATGATCTGATTGTTCCACCTGTACACGCCTCATCGCCTCGATTAAGACTTGCGTTCCCGTGTTCCAATGAGCAAGACCATCTCGGACTAGTCTAGCAATCACAGGCTCCGATTCAATTCCAACCACTTGCCCTGCTTCACCTGTGGCATAGGCAAATACGATCGCATCCGCTGCCAATCCCATCGTGGCATCCAACACCTTATCACCTGGTGAAATTTGGCAAACAGAAAGCATAGTATCATTATCGCCGCGTTCCAGCCTCTTTATACGGAATGAAGCTGTATTTGGATGAAAAAAGAAAGCTTGTTGACCTCTTCGTTCCAACCTAGCTCCCTTAGCAGTTACAATTAAAATATCATTCGTCTGGTATTTATCTCTGAGTTTTTCAATTGAATCCTCTCCACGTGAAACTAGTGGAGCGGAAAAGATAGTAGCCAGTTCTTGCGCATGAGCCAGAACAGCTGATTTTGGCTCATTTCCTGTTGTTACAATCATTTCATCACTCGTTTCCTACTCATACTAAGTCCGCTCTCTTGGATTCCTGTGTGAATTTTCTCCTGCCTTGGTTGCTATCCTATTATACTAACAAAAGCAAGCTGGCAACAGCAACGAAATTTGACTAAGAAATGGCTTGAAATCTAGGTTATTCACGATGTTGCCTCTTTTCCTCTCGTCACTTCACCATCAATAAAAAGAAGAACACCCCGCCGTCTCGTAATCATACGTTCGAGATGTTCCTATATGCACATGCCAATTGAAAATATCAATTTAGCTCTACATAACTCGTTTAATTATTACTTTACACATAAGATGAATGAAGCGCAACTACGCTATTTTATTGAAGTTAACAATGAATATTTTTAGCTTTTTTGCTTGTCATTTACTTCATTGCGTTGTCAATTTGGTTGTCAATGTTGTCAGCCTTCTATCTTCTCTATTCTTGAGCATAGTTCGTGCTGCCAGTCCGTATCGTTCGTCATACTGGCGATTAAGGATAAGTTTTTGAGTTTTGCAATCTCCAAAGCTCTGCCATGCGTTGGTGAATGATCCACATTTGCACCAGCTCCTTAATCTTAATGGTACAGTGTATGCACAGTTAACTTTGATTTTGCATGTCCAACTGTGATTTTTTTCTATCCCAAATTTGCTCAACCGTCCATAGTTTTTGTAACCCTTGTTCAGCAGCTCGGTCGTTCAAAGCATCCACTATGTCATAAGCCAACATTAGATTAGGTACTGACTTATTCCTCGCAAGGCTTGTGATCGTATTTCGGCTAACTCCAAGTGTATCAGCTAACTCCTGCTGTGACATGTCCAACATGACCAGTATTGCTTTCAGGTAGCAGATCATAAAATCACCTCATTGCTCACTTCACTACTGCCCTTGTCGAATCCTTTAGCGAGTAAATGGAGGTTTTGACGAAAAAAGACCCCGCTTGGTCGATATTGGCGGGATTTGCTGATGTAAACCACTAGTTTACATGCATTGTTACCAATGGTTTCTTTACTAATTATTTCTTTATATGCAATGATGATACAAAAAAGGATGAATGAAATGAGTTTAGGTCAGCAATTGAAAAAGTTCCGTGAATTAAAGTCTCTTTCACAAGAAGATATAGCTCAAAAAATTGGTGTGACTAGACAAGCTGTCTATAAATGGGAAAATGACAAAAGCTATCCTGACATTGATAATTTGATTTTACTTAGCGAGTTATACAATGTAACACTAGATGACTTAATAAAAGGAAACGAGAGCTTCAAAAAAAAGATAATCATCGCCGATAACAAAGATACTGGTTTGTACGTAGGATTTGTTATTATGTTTATAGGGTTGTTTATTAATGCTGGATCAATTTCAGCATTAATAACAATATTAGGAGTTCTGACAATGGTTTTTTATGATGACTTTAAAAAAATAATAAAATCCATTTTTAGTTGGTGGGATAGCCAGAAACTTAGTTAAGGCTACTCGACAATAACATAAACACCCCATCATAAATCTTATTGATGGGGTGTTTGCTGTATCCCTGTTCCCACAGGCTATACATTCTATGTAGTTGTAAGAGGCACTGCTTAGGCTTCTATATTGACCACATCTTCTACAGGAATCCACCAGAAATACTCGTCGTTTTTTAGCTTGATCTGTTTAAATTGGGAATCAAACCTATCTACCCATCCCCAAGCAGATTCTATCACGCCTCTACCCTCTTTTGTTTCTTTCCACCAGCTAATGGTTAAGGCATAGTCATACTGACGTGAGTCAGATATCTTGTAGCAAAACTCGGCCAGCTCATCCTCTTCAATGATCGGTTTCTCAATTAGTTTCTTATCCTCATGATACTGACGTAACATTTCTGCATGTTCTGGCAAAATAAATTTTGTTACAAGTGGATCAAGAATTTTGCTAGCCATCAAAACATCTGCTTAAAATACGAATATGTGTTCTTATTTTATTTGATGATGAGGAGATTATGTAATGGGTAAAATTACATGTTTATCTTCAGGCTAGGTGCGGTATTTGCTGTATCCTGTATCCTGTATCCTGTATCCTGTATCCTGTCTCCTATCAAAATCAAAAATACAGTAATTTTATGTCATTTTTTGAAAAAAGCGTTTGTATTTCGTGGGTTATATGGTAACATTTAACTTCAAATACAAATATTTTAAAAGTTTTGAGTTTTAACATTAAAACTAAAGGAGATATGATGTTATGAAAAAAACGTTTCTCGCAACTGCATTGTCTTTAGCTACTATTATGGGAACCGCCACTACTGGACTAGCTGCTTCCCCCGTTGAGGTATCTAGTTCATCGTCACAAGCTCAATCCTCTATTGAATCTAAATTACAGGAACAAGTTATTGGAAATATTACTGTAATGTCGGATTATGTTAAAGTAGGCAAGGATGGCTTGGTACACGTTGATCCTGCTGCTAAAGAGATAGTGGGGAAAGAAGTTTACGAGGTATACGTGAATGGTGCCGCATCTGTTAATAGTGCAATAGAGTCTGGCGACATTAAAGTAAAAGATGGCGAGCTCTCAGTAGATAAAAAAGATTTATCTGCCCCTACTGAAAAGGATTCGAAAGTTGCGTCACTTGGATCTTTCGGAAACTACTACTGGTGGGGATATGCATTTACTATGACAGATAGGGATACTAGAGACGTAGCTAACGCTTGGGCACAAGCAGGGACAGTTACTGCAGGTGTTACTGCAATTTCTGGGTTGATTCCTTCTCCGCCAACAAAACTTGTACAAGCTATTTCATATGCCTTGTCAACTGGAATGGTAGCCATTGCAAATGATATTAACTATAAAAATGAAGGTTATGGGGTTACAATAAACATTCATTATGTCGGTTATTTTACAATTTCGACAAACCCTAAAGGTACATGGTAAAATATTGATTAGATCAACATACACTATTCCATCAAGGTATTACAGAGGGGTGTTGACTTATCGTATTCGGTGTATTTAGTATAATGCTGTTTATTATATTAATAGGTGCTGTTGTAACTTTATTCCTGTTAAAGTCTGTGTTTTCAAAAAACATAGCCTATATTGTTTTCTCTTTGCTTCTTATTTCAATTTTAGTTTGGCAACAAATAACAATGGAGCATGCAAACAATTTGTTCGTTATTACTTTAATTTTGGCTTTCACTATTAAAGTAATAGCTGACCAAAGAAAAGGATAGAACACTAATACCACAGAAATAAAAAAAAGCCCTCTGACGTTTTATAACTTTCCGTCAGAGGGCTTTCCCGTTATCTTTCCATAGTTGTTTATAATAATTCAGCTCATTTTTTTCCGTTTTGGGGAACAACCAATTTCTTCACTTGATTGCAATGTGGTGCTACCCCTAGTAGACGGATAATCAAAAAGTGACTTACTATATTTCAGTTCTAATTAGTGGAACTTTAATCTCTTGAACGACAGTTCCACTCCCGTTATTGTTTCGTAACTTTGAATCTGTGATGTCTTCAATTTTTAAAATGAAGTCCGTTCCATAATTAGATGTGAAAGTACCTTGGCCTTTAACGATTACATCTCTTCCACTAGGTTGAAAGTTTCTGAAATCTCCCCATCCTTTTTGTT
This is a stretch of genomic DNA from Brevibacillus laterosporus DSM 25. It encodes these proteins:
- a CDS encoding GNAT family N-acetyltransferase; this translates as MLRQPNGVYAAAGLTATELTQIKELLQVCNKYDQIEIKLNLDMLNCRPTDQIQDFYFAKDNRIIGYLALYIFNSREVEISGMVDPAHRRNGIFSSLLRLAYPEIERRQLPKLIFMSQEKSASGKAFLEALGSAYSFSEYWMELEASPTEPIVPSLLLREATKDDLPLLVQIDMESFGLSKEDAKEYASTGVEEPDRHLIVAFHHNEFIGKISHQRSEDIDFIYGFAVMPALQGKGYGREILTRVVNKLIQEQSPSIVLEVETKNKNALKLYNRCGFKEVTANDYYILATSQLGGLFQLSHEELGDQETKM
- a CDS encoding DeoR/GlpR family DNA-binding transcription regulator produces the protein MMKAGDEMFAEERRGKILEILHEAQRVLVKELAEQFHVSIDSIRRDLSIMEEQGLLKKTHGGAIPVSAVRKPVVPSAVRIKDGPSHITAISKTAVSYIQEHDTIFLSGTNLHFHMVKYLPQHMPITVVTNSIKIAEQLRESENTDVYLIGGQVKKTGLISDIIANEMVKQFTIDLCFMTAGAISLQGVSTPTPEVASFSRAVLEVSRRRFILASHENMGHDAFSKIGPLNSFHLLITDEGTPKELRDQIEKQGLEVTVAKGSYPVAVPDYL
- the hfq gene encoding RNA chaperone Hfq; protein product: MKQTINIQDTFLNHLRKENIAVTIYLVNGFQLRGYIKAFDNFTIVIDTEGKQQLVYKHAISTFTPQRPVSLMSESQSQQL
- the miaA gene encoding tRNA (adenosine(37)-N6)-dimethylallyltransferase MiaA; translation: MKQKENLVVIAGPTAVGKTALSLRLAQQFNGEIISGDSMQVYRGMDIGTAKASEEERATVPHHLIDIMNPDEEYSVAIFQQQAQQLITQINQRNHLPIIVGGTGLYIQSVTHAYQFSEADQDEEMRERLQRFADVEGVEALHRRLREHDPITADRLHPNDVRRVIRAIEIYELTGKRMSDFQNQADYSPYNLKIIGLTMDRAKLYERVNQRVDLMIEAGLVEEVRVLLDQGYSADLVAMQGLGYKELIPYLYGEITLDKAIADIKQRTRHFAKRQLTWFRRMPQLEWYDMTDSDSYEQVVETITSALEGKFHSTPNI
- a CDS encoding class I SAM-dependent methyltransferase, which encodes MIVTTGNEPKSAVLAHAQELATIFSAPLVSRGEDSIEKLRDKYQTNDILIVTAKGARLERRGQQAFFFHPNTASFRIKRLERGDNDTMLSVCQISPGDKVLDATMGLAADAIVFAYATGEAGQVVGIESEPVIARLVRDGLAHWNTGTQVLIEAMRRVQVEQSDHLKKLQALPDNSFDVVYFDPMFQQAVFESHGISTLRQLANDKVLTEETIAQARRVAKRRVVLKEGTTGTLHEQLGFTPYRKRDHQVIYSYIEVLEGSER
- a CDS encoding helix-turn-helix transcriptional regulator yields the protein MICYLKAILVMLDMSQQELADTLGVSRNTITSLARNKSVPNLMLAYDIVDALNDRAAEQGLQKLWTVEQIWDRKKSQLDMQNQS
- a CDS encoding helix-turn-helix domain-containing protein; translation: MSLGQQLKKFRELKSLSQEDIAQKIGVTRQAVYKWENDKSYPDIDNLILLSELYNVTLDDLIKGNESFKKKIIIADNKDTGLYVGFVIMFIGLFINAGSISALITILGVLTMVFYDDFKKIIKSIFSWWDSQKLS
- a CDS encoding YolD-like family protein; amino-acid sequence: MASKILDPLVTKFILPEHAEMLRQYHEDKKLIEKPIIEEDELAEFCYKISDSRQYDYALTISWWKETKEGRGVIESAWGWVDRFDSQFKQIKLKNDEYFWWIPVEDVVNIEA